TCAATGATAACCACACCTAATATCTCGTACAAAGTGTGCCCGTTATACCTGAGGAAGATGCCGACTCCGGCTCCGCAGGCGAAAGTGTGTGCAGTGCACGCGCCCACATCCTCTCCTTCCAGCTCCGTCTGACAGCAGTAGCTCTGGGAGCACAGCATGGCACCACACACCAGACACAGAGTAGGAGCACGAGACTTATCCCCTCCAGATTTAGGACACCTAGACGCCACCAGGATCAATAGACCATATGATTCATGGAACCAGAAGCCTATGACTCAATAGAGAGCCGGCAGGTCTTAGTTGTTAATCGCATTTGATTCGCAAGACACAGGTGACTCACGTGAAGCTGGAGGCCTGGTTAATCAGGGCGCTGTAGTCGCTCGGCAGCTCTatgagatgattggactctctaGGAAACCTAAAACAGAAAATAGAAGAATGGTGAGAACTTGAGCATCGTCTGCAGTGAACTCGAGTGTTGAGGAGCAGGACAGACCTGATGACAGCCACGCTACTTTGAAGACCTTGCAGCACACCTGGATGAGAGCACCACCTGCAGAGAACCATATCGCACCACAATTCATTTAAGCCACAGCTAATATTTGATCATTATATTATTAGAGATGATTTGCTAGATAGTGATGGTTACCCGTGCAGCAGAGATTCCATGAGCTCCTGGTTACTGTAGAAGAGCTGTAGCAGGTTGGAGGGCAGACACAAGTATCCACACAGAGCCTCCCATTCACCCAAACCTAGAGCTGAACACACAGGCATCATTAGAAATAATACAGCAAAGGAGAGAGTGAGCAAGTAAAACTTGGAAGTGTAAAGTTTGAGTCACTTACTGTGTAACTCGGGTGGTGGTGGAGCTCCGTTGAGATAGTGGAAGAAGAGAGCAGCTGCCCTCAGATAAGGCAGGATTCCAGTTTTCACACAGCGCCACAGATGCCAGCCTGAGCTCACCTCACACAGactactaaaacacaaaaaacattcCGATTAGGCACAAGCTAAACTAGTAGGGGTGAAACAGTCCCCCTAAAAAATAAacttcattattttttaaatcaatgacCGCTGTGATGATATTTAGGGACCAAGCACCTAAGGTAACCACTGACGCTCTTATTCTTCTTCCgctctggaagtctatggcagcccatttgtggaaaagttatgaaatttggcacactgatagaggacagtctcgaAATTAACCACCACatgtttggagtctctaactcaaactagCGCTACCACTTGTCCAAGGTTTTACtaatgtttatgctaataactttttaaCTGTAAGGTCTAGAAGGATTTTTTCCTCTtggctcatgccgagtcgaatgaacaccaaagtgtaaaaaatcgtaaggtttagtttttctcgttatttttaatagttcgaAAAACCTTCTTTTTCAAACTAGtcacggtttgtctgattttcaccaaaaaagagagagactcgcgccaacaatagaaagctgattggctattgcatgttggtctcatttgtagtttaaatacagcaaattatatttggaatagtgaaataaagaactacaacaccacggaaacaacaaaaagagaatttaaatgagctttagaggtagcgttacatggacatcggaaaaataagacctgtgtaaaattatttaagacctagaacagcgaatttaagactttttaaggcctaaaatttagatttttaaattttagactttttaagaccccgagGGAACCCTGTTCAGCATAGTGCCACCTAATAGTCAGGATATATGAAAAatagctatttttgcttataacttctgaatggtttgggcaaaactggtctctttagattcggtGCAGCATGCCGAGTCAAATGATACCCATTGTCAGCCATATTGGGTGTTAGCCAGTTTGaattttattgtaaaatgctattattatgttttaacaCATTGGCGTATCGTTATGAAACACGGTATGGGTCTTCGGCACTATGCCCTGACAGCACTTAAAAAGTGacctcaaaatattccttgggtcatgccgacaacatagataccaattatgccatagtCAGCCGAACTTCCTGTCTGACATTTTGAATTACGTTGGGAAACCTACTTTTTCGTACTCCTCCTAGACAGTTGGTCCTATTTTCATTCAAATCAGGCCATATCATCTTCAGTCTGTGccgacaaaaagttatggatttcatgttgattacCAAAACTGCTTTTGTACAGCACCGCAACAAATTTGAGGCATGAAGTGAGATGTACGTCTGGGGCTGTGTCTCTGCAAAGCTTTTAAATACTGACACCAAACGTTGTGTGTGCCATTGCCAcctcacacagaacacaccacgtCGATTTGATAACgtcacctactggtcaaaattGATCACCCAGGGGTTTAATTAAGGTTTAATTTGCGAATTTTCAATCATTCTGATTAAAATTACCCTAAAATGTCTTTAATTACGCATTGTTGGAGTTGGTCTGATGCTCAATGCcatgcttagctcctcatttcGCCCCTGTTGTGCTTGGCCCCTTGATTGCTGTGTGCAGCTATATTTATACACGAGACATCATATACATCATATCAAGATTTGGTAGTtggttgtaaaatgtaatttattcctttgatggaaagctgaattttcagcagcgttactcagtcttcagtgtcccatgatccttcagaaaacaaacTAATATCTTTCTGATTTTTATCTGTCGAAAACAGatgtgctgcataatatttttgtggaaacatgaTACTGTTGTCAAGGAACAGTGATACAAACTGTGAGAAATTTGAGCCGTATGATTAGACTGGTTTAGCATCATGTTTACCACAGACCATTTTACACAAAAGTCTTTGCGATAAAGACAATAAGCAGATCCCTTcaaaacataaaaagaaaaaatggtgcaacactttattttaagatgCAATTTTCACTATTACCAAACCATTAACTATTACTTTTACCTCAATAAACTTCTAGTTTGCTGCGTATTTATAGTTAATGAAGTCATTGTTAAGTTTAAGGTTAAAGATgtagaatatgtgctttataagtactaataaatgctagtaagcaactagttaatagtgagaattcgTCCCTATattaaagtgttacccaaaatgGCATTTCATTGGAAAAAAGTATCTCAgctttcacacaaaaaaaaaaaaaacagtgagaacactaataataatacaaaacatCTTGATGTTTGTAAAATGGAattcattttgtatttgtttcttttGATTTCGTTGTGAAATGTTACAACAAACAATATAAATCCAAGTCAGTCACAATGTGGCTGGCAGATGTGTGCGTTTTCACCTTCCCAGATGTGTCCTGAGTGTGTTATAGAGCATACACACTTTCTCCTCCTCTTCCCTCTCTGCTCCTCCACTCTCCTGCTCCATCTGCACCTCCTCTGATGGCACACAGGAGTAAACAAATTCATTTATAAAGTCTCTATGAACATGCGTCTGCTTGTGAAAGAAAAGGATGAGGCTCTCACCTGGCACAGAGGTTAGGAGGATCTGGACTATGTGAGCAACTGTGACGAGATGCAGAAAGTGCAGTTGTGCAGTGTCTGCGCTTAGCCCTGAGGAATCCAGACAGAAAACTGCTGGATGGGACAGCACCAGGCTCACCTGTCACACACATTAACTGGGTTCAGAGGTCATGCCAAAACAACGTGAGAAGGCATCAAGTTTTGCTGTGAAAAGCTTTTATAGTTTAAATTTGTGAACAAAATGCTGCCAGTTTGCCAACTCGAGTTATTCGATTCTTAACAGTATTGATGATATGTGCAAGTAGACATAGAAGCAACATTGTTTGTTCACCTACCAGCAAGTGAAACATGTCTACGTCCAGAATACATGGCGTATTCTCCACCCAAGGATCAGGAACAAGAGCTGAATGAACACAGATGTTCATATGAATGAGGTGAGGGTTTTCATTCAATTATCGTAATATATGATCCGTTGTCTGAACAAGTATTTGTGTTAAGAGACTGCAAAGCTAATTCTTACCTGATAATAGCCTAATAAAGTGATTCTGTACAGTGGTATGAGAGGAGACGCTCCAGCAGGCTGAGCCAAACCGGGTCAGAGAACTTAAACAGTCGTCCTGCATGCACAAAACATCTGGGTTACCAAACAAATCAAACTCAAGAGTGAAGATTTAAAGAATTAAGATGCCACTTGGATGGGACAAACTATTAACTAATTTCCGTGAAACAATCAAATTGATATTCAATCAGTCGCATAATTATTCAAATGCGTTTAATTACCTGTCTGCATGGTAAACTTCCAAACAAAGGCTTCTCTTCATCCACCAGCAATCTCTCTGTGTGAAAAATGAGATAAcacaattttaatatacttttcaATGTACTTTTCCCCTTTAATAATGCAACAAAAAActccacatatttatttatttgtttgcaccCCTGGGTCCATTTGGAATTGATGAAATGCAAGTTTAACTTAATAATTTTTCAACTAAAGCCAGATATCTGAATAACTTCTAATCGAATGAAAAGGCAGAAATTTTTGTTTCGACTGTTACTAAGTTATTACCATGTCACTACTACATTTTACCCATTTTTACTAAGTATACAATTTAGAAATTTCAAATTTTACATGAATTACAGAAAAAACAGCTGTAAAGCAAGAAAAATGTTTCTCCATATTTATCAGAAATCTTATTTGGACATATCACTATATGAAGCACGTAAGAACATAGCATTCCGAAGCTACTAGTATTAAATTAATAGAtctaataaaaattttaaaatacattttttagatAAAACTTACCTCTATaggttaaaataaaaatctgtgaaAAACTGCAAAAGTGGTTTAAGTTGTCTTATTTTTTAAGTTTGGTTCCTgtattaaaaactgtttttttgttgttgtttttttaaggaaacctGAGTTTTTAAGACTTCTACAGCTTAATACAAAGTCTCTTAcggaaatatgtagtagaaaacccatgaaagatttatattatttaaaaaatccacatcgttatataaatattttagactatggggggcgtcattattattattattattattattattatgtagaacGGCTgtactcagtgagctactggcgctgaCCTACTGTACGCTATTTCTACCACAACACGACTCGGAAAAtgaaatactgatatgatgaccacggCTACTGAAATAGCTTACAGGTAATAATGGACATcagcataggcttaaaccaaatgctgtaccatcaaTTTTCCCAACAGGGAGTCTAAATACCTCCCGCATATCAtgtgaaatccacgctgagaaactcctttagtggcTGCGGCTTCATGACAAGCAtcaacatgtttacatcctgccaggatggcatttgGCATTTctcgtctctgccatttgtaagctctgtcagtagctgtggtctactaaatgcctcaaaggcatcaagagaacaaagacgtgggtctttaggaagtttcattcgtccacaggcattttctaattcttttcttctcttcttatcgctagtaAACAGTTAAGGTTCACACTGCTTCTATTGTTGctcttcaactgaaaattacaccCAAAAGCTGCTCAATGTGGCATTGTACCAGTATTTTATTGTCAGAGTTGTGTTAtggtaaaaataacaataatacttGAGGTATTATGCATCATAGTTCAACACTTTCTTGGACTGACCTATGGACTGAATGGTGTAGGCACAGCTGCCCCAGCACATGATTGGCACGCGGGGGTCCTGCTCATTTGGATGCACTTTAAGACCCACTTTATATGTGGCTGTCCCAAACGTGGTCAACATCTCCTTTATGGTGCTTGAGTACGGGTTCCTAATAAAAAGAAACGTGTTTGATTAGTGATGACTTTAAACAACGACACTTTTGCGTAGTGGAATTATAGGTGACTGGTGGTTTTACTTTGGAGTGTAGTCCAGTTTGAAGCCATCAGGTGGAGGACAATCATTAACACCGTCCATTTCATCAACACCTTCAGCACCTGCAGCCTTGGTCTTCCTTTGTGCAGAGAGCATGGCTTTCGACTGCTGAGAGGTGATGTTCAACCACAGGCTCAGATCAGGCTGTTCAGAACTGGGACAAACACAAACAATCAAATCAAATCCATCTAATGCCTCATATTTTTAACAGAATGGTTAtctaagctagtgtgctccaaaacaatgacaaaattcgcatttacgaGATATAAACATTCAATTGCAATTCTGCaaatatggatcaacgattttgatgcaTTTCAGCTTTTCATCAAACTTTGTCCAATAAAAGTGTcctgccccctacactataaacagACACTGTGAAGCTGCGCCTGAAATTGATAACTTGTTCAGAGTTACTATTTTCTGTAcggtgaatggcacgtagtgcactatataggagaTAGAGAACGTTTTAGACAGTGTAAACATGCTTTCTACTGGGGCAAAAGAAGTCTGATTTCGGACACAGTCGTCACGGTCCAGAGACACGATAACATGGAGCGGCTCATATGCGTGAATCAGCTCAGACCATAAATCGTATCggaccatttgtgaccctggaccacaaaaccagtcataaggtaaaattgtacaaaactgacatgtatacatcatatgaaaactcaataaataagctttctattgatgtatggtttgttaggataggacactatttgaccgagacacatctatttgaaaatcaggaatctgagggtgcaaaaatatcaaaatactgagaaaatcacctttaaagtcgtccaaattagggtcttaatgcatattacaaatcaaaaattacattttgatatatttacagtaggaattttacaaaaaaatcttcatggaacatgatctttacttaatttcctaatgatttttggcataaaagaaaaatcaaacattttgacccatgtgatgtatttttggctattgctacaaacataccccagcgacttaagactggttttgtggtccagggtcacatttgatttcTGTGGCAGTCATAAgctgtcaaatgtggctttatCTGGCCCAACCTGTGATATAAACGAAACGCTGTTGGCTATTAAAAAAAGGGGGAtgggactgcttgatatgtcccacCTTGTCTTCctatttcagttgaaattacatcaACACATTGACTAAcactgcgtgtttcaaagcacttcagtagGCCTGTAAATGTGACCACACTTTAAAGCAGATGTACAACAAACATGCTGCAGATGTGAGCAGCATACCTTATTGATTACCAATTGGCATTTactagatgcttttatccaaatgaCTTGCAGTACAATGGCAAATTAGGGttaagtgccttgctcaagggcaccacCAACACATATAAAGGATGGACATTCATAACATCTCTTACCATCTGTAATGTCTTTTTAAAGTACACAGGGTGCTTAGCCTGTGGCGGTGTGTATTAATAGCAGTGCTGAGCTCATACAAGTGGGGCTTTCCGTCACAAAGTATCAAAGGGGTTGCCCGATTTATTGCAGATGAGAGTATTACACTAACACTGATTATAATAGGCCAATCTAAGAGGTCATACTAATTATGCATTTCTTACAGTTATTATATCAATAGAGTACTGCAGGGATGACATTTGTAGGCAAAATCAAGGAAACAAGTTAGCATTTGAGCATTTCAGTACCTGCAGCTTGTCTTAGTAAGAGGCAGCAGAGGAATAACTGTGTTACTCAGACATTCACAGAGTGGACACAAGAACTCTCCGTTCTCCACGTCATAACTGGTGTGCACACgtagcctctgctgcctgcgctGCTCTTTAGCCTGCACCGCTTCAAAATACCTGCAAGGGGAGACATTAGAAACAGTTACCACACAAGGAAATGCTAAAACTCATTTTAGACGTTGAAGTGAGCATAAAGGGCGGGACACACAATGCTGACGGTCGGTCAGCATCTGTCTGGCTAGTTTGTTTGATGTGTTCCACACATCGGCTCTTGTCAGGCTCAAGTTGGTGGCAGTTCGCTCGATTCAACATGTTAAATCGCGTCGGGGCCCACGGCACAAATGAGAACTCTGATTGGATtagtgaaaaaatatttaggagcaccatgtgtaactaaccagcatatttgtgtttgcgctacaggggagcttcaaaggtttctacaatGTTatgtaatgtatcacagacatatctgacgaatcctttcataaagtgtagagagagtgtaaataagagattgattgcgCAGTGTAGAGAGCATCACTGATTAGAACGGAACTTTCTGAGATCATGATGgagaactaagatgagtgacagcttttaatgatttttaagggtgtttgtaaatgagatattgatttaatacaacactTAAATAatcaagaagttaatattaagtgacttacattgtctgactataacactattgcctgattttgctctattacgtcgtcaaaaatggtctgaaacaagtcacaactgagccgctgcgcatctccattcaaaaacagcagtgtttagtttatgaatgaacgtgcgtttttaaactaatctagtgagtcaatgaatcaatttcccattcataaagacagtcacttggtttattcctgaatgaatcagccgttcaaacgaatcaaatgaatgatatgattcattaattaaatcagtgacttgccgccatctgctggcagatttagtttcaagtttaaagcaccttttcagttatttaaagcatttaatatttctgtattgaaaattttatatttaatattttaatttatgaatttgattgcactcatgccaactctgagcctcattaaacattaaaatacacctacaagccacttttgtgttcttctgtgccacctctgtagtacaaattaattttgttaatactgatttcatttgattggtaactttttattctacttgttcttattgtattgttttaatcAGAAAATTTGAaggacatacttttaataaagttgccaaaaatgCCTGTAAATTagtttaaggagtcaaatatcgcCTCGTAATGGGAATTTTtggattattgattagaaggtgctcctgaaattttgactgtgctccttaATTTTTTAAAGTTAGGAGCACAAGGGCTTTAAAACAGcccatgtgaaatcagtggttcaactgtaattgtataaagctacgagaatcatttttgcgcacaaagaaaacaaaaacgacGACTTTGTGCGTCAAAGAAATTATTGAATATTCGCAAGAACACCACAAAAGCTCTCGGATTATCAAAAAtaacttgtgttccaaagatgaacaaaggtcttacggggtttggaaggacatgcgggtgagtaattaatgacagaattttcatttttgagtgaactgtcccctTTAAGTAATAGAAGAGTGGTTTTAAGAGTTTACTTCACATTTCATAGCATCACTTTTATGCTACTGCCAAATACACTCTTCAAGAGATAATGCTCTTGAAGGGTTAAATCTTCGTCATAATCCTTTTAAGGACCAGATGATTTAAATCTTACAACAGGCGGAAACAATTTAATAGCGAATGGGGAAATAATTCTAAAAGCAAGGCTGCTGAAAAGCCAGCAATTACAGTTACATTCATTTGCTCTTTTGATAGGAAGAGCACATTTTTCGCCATATGGAAGCATGTGTTTCTCATTTTTCCGTGATGATTCTTACCTCTGCCAGCAGTGCGAGTGCATGATGTGTCCGCAGCTGCCTGTGTGCGTGCCGAACGACAGGTCAGGGTGCATGAAGAGAGGGTCATACTTATCTGCAACGCAAACACAATGGAATTTAATCAAGCAAACATGCGCTTATATGGCGCGATGAAGCAAAGACACTCATATAAAGACATGCCTGGGTTGTGTGGAGGTCTCTTGCGGTTTTTGGACATGACGGTAGAGCGCTGGACAAAAGCAGCGAGCACCATGGCTTTGCCGTCGGACCTGATTTCCTGCTCCTCCTGACACAGGATACACGTCACCACCTGCCTCCTCTCACTACCGCCTGCACGCCACCGCCGTGGACCCACACAGACCAGTGAACTATCACACGAACTGGGGCTGTTAAGTAAAGAGTGAAATTAGAGATCCGGATCTGTTTGATCCGTGACATTTTACAGTGTgatacttgtgtgtgtgtgtgtgtgtgtgtgtgtgtgtgtgtgtgtgtgtgtgtgtgtgtgtgtgtgtgtgtgtgtgtgtgtgtgtgtgtgtgtgtgtgtgtgtgtacctatgCTCCAGTGAGGAGGAGGTGGAGGGGTCGAGCTCCTCTAGGCTCTGTTGGAACAACTCTTTGTTCTCGTTGATGAAATGTCTTTGCATCTCTGACATCTGAGCCATGATCTTTTCCCTCCGGAGCCGCGCCATCTCTGCTTTCCTCTTCCGCTCCGCCTTGTCTTTATCCCGCACCGtctacacatacacatacattctGTGAGACAATAACGCAACTTTAACAGGTCATGATGCAAGCGTGTTATGCGCCTTATGCTCACCTCCTCTTGACTGTGCCCTGAGCTGTCACTAGGGGGCGCACTGGCTGTGCACTCCCTTGTGGTCTTGATGTTGGCAACAGTCTGCAGATACACAATACGAAATATGAACATCTTTTTCATGATGATATTCAAAATACAGAAAGATGAAAAAGCAGAAAACACCCCaagctaaaataaacaaaatgcacTAAAATAAACCAAAGTGAATACAATTATAACcttatacataaatacatacattacATACAAAATAGTATACAATaagtataattaataaaatacacaaaatatcaaaataacataagctaaaaaaacataaaagctaaaaaaataaagtacaattttaaaattataaataactaaaatagaaataaaataaaaaaaatttagattaaaaaacaagctaataaataaagtaaaaagaaaataaatttatttaaaataaactaataaataaccTAAAACAAATACATagattaaaaaattaactaaaacaaactaaaagtaataaattaactaataaaacaaaaataaataagcaagcaaACTACATCTTCTTAAAATAAACCATTTAGAAAACTAACTACACATATAGTTTGAAATAAAATACCAAAGCCAACTAGATAAAAATACAAGCtaataaataatgcaaaaataatatatatatatttttttaaataaactaataaaataactaaaactaataaattaactaataaaacaaacaaaaataaataaataagcaagaaAACTACATCTTCCTAAAATAATTTAGAAACAAATACAAGCTAataaataaagataataaatcatctatttaaaataaactaataaatgaactcaaacaaactaataaataaactaataaaactaataaattaataaaacagacaaaaataaataagcaagcaaCATACATCTCCTTAAAATTAACTATTTAAGAAAacgaataaataaatagtttaaaataaaacaccGAAGCAAAACAGTTAAAATACAAGCAAGCTAATAAACAAAGcgacaagaaaataatttttaaaaactcataaagaaacaaacaaaaataaataaccaaGCAAACTACAtcttaaaataaacaatttaagaaatcaaataaataaaataaataaatacacatacagtttaaaataaaaaaactaaacaaaatagataaaaatataagctaataaatcaaaaatgcaaactaaaacaaatacaaataaactaataaataatgaataaacttatcaaaattaataataaaaaaaacaaataagcaagcaaaCCACATCTTAAAATAAACCAAGAaaactaataaatacatatatagtttaaaataaaacaccaaaataaaataaataaactaataaacaaaataaaaatcaaataagtaatttaattcaaaataaacaaatagactaataaaacaaataagcaagttacattacttttagtACTTCTGGACAGATGGAGATTTGCATCACACTTTTGCTGCCCCCTATTGTATAGCTGAgatatttacacatttttttctaGTGACAGGTGGCTTTGTAATGAGACTTTGATCAGCTTTACCTTGAGGATCCAGCGGATCATGTCCTTGTGCACCTCCAGATGAGGAGCGTTCTGCAAGGTTTCCAATAAAGCCAAGATACTGGGAGTGTTAGCAGGAGTCTCACCTGGTCCTACAATGAAGACATTCCATCAGCTAAACTCAAAagaggtgtgtatgtgtgtatatgagACAGAAGACAGACATACTGGAGATTTTGAGGGTGAAGTTGAAGTTGGTATCATTATCTTCTGCGAGATGTTGCTGTTCTTCCACGAGGCCCATGCCTATAAGATGCAGCACCTGCAGGACAAGTTCATACTAAGCTCTAACTTGGGTGGGCGGTAAGAACAATGCCTAACATCACAGTAAAAGCTAATTTATATCAAGATAAAGTTACTTGTGAtggaaatttaaatattaaatacattttttaaataatccaGTGATTTAAACACTTTCCAAGTGAACTGTACTTAAAAAGCATGAcctaattatgaaaaaaaagtctcttatgtttTTAATATGACAGAGGGGTGACGGTTCTTTCTttccctctctcacacacacacattgacaGACAGACGTACCCTCTGAAGCATGGACTCAGACCAGTGTCCCCCGCTGGGCTCTATTGCCCACTGCAGCACAGCTCCCAGAATGCCCAGCAGCACGTCACACTGCAGTATGTTCACCAGGCTGGCAAACAGCGGACAGAACCGAGGCAGAACAGGTGGAGGCAGAACTATAACAAACACAAATGAAAGTCACTTTAAACATTGGCACAGTCATCACATAACACTAGGGCTGCACAAATAATCGAAATAAAATATTTCGCTCAGTTTGCAGTAAATGGAGATAGCATACATTATAGCACTTACAACGTGCTGGAATGCAACATTACTAGggattaggggtgtgcaaagcagccagtatttgtatctgtatttgtatttgttgaggggggaaaagtatttgtatttgtattcgagtaaaattcaaaataggtgtaaaaatccagttttttttttggtgcGTTACACTtctaatttacgt
Above is a genomic segment from Garra rufa chromosome 2, GarRuf1.0, whole genome shotgun sequence containing:
- the LOC141325498 gene encoding E3 ubiquitin-protein ligase UBR2-like isoform X3, with protein sequence MLFNDEVHTYEQVIYTLQKAVNCTQKEAVSFATTVDRDGRKSVRFGDFQFCEQAKSVIVRNTSRQTKPLRVQVMHSSIVAHQCFALKALTWLGQIIRYSDALRRILCQVGLQRGPEGENSSLVDTLMLCDSKMWKGARNVYHQLFMSSLLMDPKYKKLFAIQFAKNYERLQSDYVKDDHDREFSVTDLSVQMFTVPSLARMLITEENLMTTIIRTFMDHLRHRDLQGRFQFERYTAQQAFKFRRVQSLIGDLKYVLISRPTEWTDQLREKYLEGFDAFLELLKCMQGMDPVVRQVGQHIEMEPEWEAAFTLQMKLTHIISMMQEWCASDERVLIEAYKKCLSALTHCHSGFTDGEQPITLSMCGHSVDTIRYCVSQEKVSIHLPVSRLLAGLHALLSKIEVAYRFPEQLPLSELSPPMLIEHPLRCLVLCAQVHAGMWRRNGFSLVNQIYYYHNVKCRVEMFDKDLIMLQAGASMMDPNHFLMIMLSRFELYHIFSSADCRKRYSRENANKDVVQQNNTLIEEMLHLVIMIVGERYTAGVGQVECSDEIRREIVHQLCIRPMAHSELVKALPENENKETGMERVIDSVALFKKPGVTGRGLYKLRPESAKMFNLYFHHYSRADQSKAEEAQRKIKRQNGEDSVLPPPVLPRFCPLFASLVNILQCDVLLGILGAVLQWAIEPSGGHWSESMLQRVLHLIGMGLVEEQQHLAEDNDTNFNFTLKISRPGETPANTPSILALLETLQNAPHLEVHKDMIRWILKTVANIKTTRECTASAPPSDSSGHSQEETVRDKDKAERKRKAEMARLRREKIMAQMSEMQRHFINENKELFQQSLEELDPSTSSSLEHSPSSCDSSLVCVGPRRWRAGGSERRQVVTCILCQEEQEIRSDGKAMVLAAFVQRSTVMSKNRKRPPHNPDKYDPLFMHPDLSFGTHTGSCGHIMHSHCWQRYFEAVQAKEQRRQQRLRVHTSYDVENGEFLCPLCECLSNTVIPLLPLTKTSCSSEQPDLSLWLNITSQQSKAMLSAQRKTKAAGAEGVDEMDGVNDCPPPDGFKLDYTPKNPYSSTIKEMLTTFGTATYKVGLKVHPNEQDPRVPIMCWGSCAYTIQSIERLLVDEEKPLFGSLPCRQDDCLSSLTRFGSACWSVSSHTTVQNHFIRLLSALVPDPWVENTPCILDVDMFHLLVSLVLSHPAVFCLDSSGLSADTAQLHFLHLVTVAHIVQILLTSVPEEVQMEQESGGAEREEEEKVCMLYNTLRTHLGSLCEVSSGWHLWRCVKTGILPYLRAAALFFHYLNGAPPPPELHTLGLGEWEALCGYLCLPSNLLQLFYSNQELMESLLHGWCSHPGVLQGLQSSVAVIRFPRESNHLIELPSDYSALINQASSFTCPKSGGDKSRAPTLCLVCGAMLCSQSYCCQTELEGEDVGACTAHTFACGAGVGIFLRVRESQVLFLAGKTKGCFYAPPYLDDYGETDQGLRRGNPLHLCQERYRKIQKLWRQHSITEEIGHAQEANQTLVGIDWQHL